One Keratinibaculum paraultunense genomic window carries:
- a CDS encoding amidohydrolase family protein, producing the protein MLVIKNAKIFTSANGVIDRGDILIEHGKIVDVGESLELPECEVIDGEGLVVIPGIVDAHSHISGFGADMEEQDLNEMTKNATPEVESIYSIDTQSPMFERAIKGGITTSAIAPGSGNVIGGMVCAVKSHGNSIEDMCIKNPVALKAALGGNPKGVYGQKNEMPMTRMGIAHVLRDTFMKAKEYMAKKEAGKDVPFDIGLENVCKVLRKEIPLKVHCEQFDMLTTIKIAEEFDIYFTLDHAWGASDFYDDIIGSKNLKGVIYGPIGVLLLPGECGKIDIFSLIELDKKGVPCAIMTDGPILKPDVIIIQAGEVVRFGGDIERVINMLTINPAKILGIDDRVGSIEKGKDADLVIFDGIPALDTNATVKYTIINGQVIYNNN; encoded by the coding sequence ATGCTGGTAATTAAAAATGCAAAAATATTTACTTCAGCCAATGGGGTAATAGATAGAGGAGATATACTAATAGAACATGGGAAAATAGTAGATGTGGGAGAATCCTTAGAATTACCTGAATGTGAAGTAATAGATGGAGAAGGTTTGGTTGTGATTCCTGGAATAGTAGATGCTCATAGCCATATAAGTGGTTTTGGAGCAGATATGGAAGAACAAGATTTAAATGAAATGACTAAAAATGCTACCCCTGAAGTAGAATCCATATATTCAATAGACACCCAATCCCCTATGTTTGAAAGAGCTATTAAAGGAGGGATTACTACTTCTGCAATAGCTCCAGGAAGTGGAAATGTAATTGGTGGTATGGTATGTGCAGTAAAATCCCATGGAAATAGTATAGAAGATATGTGCATAAAAAATCCAGTGGCTCTTAAGGCAGCCCTTGGAGGCAATCCTAAGGGAGTATATGGTCAGAAAAATGAAATGCCCATGACTAGAATGGGTATTGCCCATGTACTAAGAGATACTTTTATGAAAGCAAAGGAATATATGGCTAAAAAAGAAGCAGGTAAAGATGTACCCTTTGATATAGGATTGGAAAATGTATGTAAAGTTTTAAGAAAGGAAATACCATTAAAGGTTCACTGTGAACAATTTGATATGTTAACTACCATTAAAATTGCTGAAGAATTTGACATATACTTTACATTGGACCATGCTTGGGGAGCAAGTGATTTTTATGATGATATAATAGGTTCTAAAAATTTAAAAGGAGTAATCTATGGACCTATAGGAGTATTATTGCTTCCAGGAGAATGTGGGAAAATAGATATATTTAGCCTTATAGAGTTAGACAAAAAAGGAGTCCCTTGTGCAATAATGACCGATGGACCTATACTTAAACCTGATGTAATTATAATTCAAGCTGGAGAAGTAGTTAGATTTGGTGGAGATATTGAAAGAGTAATCAATATGCTCACTATAAATCCAGCTAAAATACTAGGCATAGATGATAGAGTAGGTTCAATAGAAAAAGGGAAAGATGCAGATTTAGTCATATTTGATGGGATTCCTGCATTAGATACAAATGCTACTGTAAAATATACCATAATAAATGGACAAGTAATCTACAATAACAATTAA
- a CDS encoding amidohydrolase family protein: MILIKGGKVYDGKGNKLEDTDILIDGNIIKDIGKNIEISEDGEVFDAKGKVVFPGFIESLNVWGCVGPGWKDNDLDEHSNPIVPEMNVIYSFDQDSMMFQRVFEYGITSAGITPSTSNVLGGYIGAFKTYGTHPYEMLIKEKIGMASSISKATKNVYGKRNLCPMTKMGAVSLLKEALFKAMEYNEKKDKDYDAKCEALQDVINGKVPLFVNCNTKAEMDAVEMALRGFPVEVVFTGAFGVGENTGSIMANEYSIILGDLANGMAAPNSNVDFEGIKKLINDGIDIAISSCGDNMSSGKESLLWNAILCYKNGIDSEQVLKMITSIPAKILGIDDKVGSIEVDKDADIVIWSNNPIETYAAKVEATFINGENILSARRVDSCW, from the coding sequence ATGATTCTTATTAAAGGCGGAAAAGTTTATGATGGTAAAGGTAATAAATTGGAAGATACAGATATATTGATTGATGGAAATATTATTAAAGATATAGGTAAAAACATAGAGATTTCAGAAGATGGGGAAGTATTTGATGCTAAGGGGAAAGTAGTATTTCCTGGATTTATTGAATCCCTCAATGTATGGGGCTGTGTAGGTCCTGGTTGGAAGGACAATGATTTAGATGAACATTCTAATCCAATTGTCCCTGAAATGAATGTGATCTATTCTTTTGATCAGGATAGTATGATGTTTCAAAGGGTTTTTGAATATGGAATAACTAGTGCAGGAATAACCCCTTCCACATCTAATGTATTAGGAGGCTATATAGGAGCATTTAAAACCTATGGAACTCATCCCTATGAGATGTTGATTAAAGAAAAAATTGGAATGGCAAGCTCCATATCTAAGGCAACTAAAAATGTATATGGAAAAAGAAATTTATGCCCAATGACTAAAATGGGAGCTGTTTCATTATTAAAAGAGGCTTTGTTTAAAGCTATGGAATATAATGAAAAAAAGGACAAGGATTATGATGCTAAATGTGAAGCATTACAAGATGTAATAAATGGAAAAGTTCCTCTATTTGTTAATTGCAATACCAAGGCTGAAATGGATGCTGTAGAAATGGCATTAAGGGGATTCCCAGTAGAAGTTGTTTTCACAGGAGCCTTTGGTGTAGGGGAAAATACGGGAAGTATTATGGCTAATGAATACAGTATAATTTTAGGAGATTTAGCTAATGGTATGGCTGCTCCCAATAGTAATGTGGATTTTGAAGGTATTAAAAAATTGATTAATGATGGAATAGATATTGCCATTAGTTCCTGTGGAGATAATATGTCTTCTGGAAAGGAATCCTTACTGTGGAATGCTATACTATGCTATAAAAATGGCATTGACAGTGAACAAGTATTAAAGATGATAACATCTATTCCAGCTAAAATACTTGGAATAGATGATAAAGTAGGCTCTATAGAAGTAGATAAGGATGCAGATATAGTAATATGGAGTAATAATCCAATAGAAACCTATGCTGCCAAGGTAGAAGCCACTTTTATCAATGGAGAAAATATCTTAAGTGCTAGGAGGGTTGACTCATGCTGGTAA
- a CDS encoding M14 family zinc carboxypeptidase: MKEVFEHVIDKVPDYKEFLTVEEMDLSSKKLAEEFPDVVELFEMGRTRDNHPLYCLKIGNGFNNALMFGCPHPNEPIGAMMLEYFSRELAQNEELRKELDYTWYIVKSWDADGTKLNENWFKGPFTLYNYARNFFRPAGHQQVDWTFPIDYKKLHFHDTIPETKAMMNLIDKIKPKFIYSLHNAGFGGVYWYISRETKEIYEDLRNAARKQGVPLNLGEPEAPYCVAYDDAIYQDLGIQQNYDYLEKYGVENPQEVIRVGTCSSDYAKKVCNAFTLLTELPYFYDKRIADLSESDMTRKDAVLMNLEFSEKTDGFIKNTLNKTIDYMAKDNPFRLSLEAFTNNDDSNEATRKMVETNPDFAKKATVAEKFDNLLISKFYKMLSLGLLVRANELELEKMEQNNEHNPDKKKALKEAYNISLEKLKALSEVLEEKIDYEVIPIKKLISIQLECGLIMADYLNNN, from the coding sequence ATGAAAGAAGTATTTGAACATGTAATAGATAAAGTACCTGATTACAAAGAATTTTTAACTGTGGAGGAAATGGATTTAAGCAGTAAAAAACTAGCTGAAGAATTTCCTGATGTAGTAGAATTATTTGAAATGGGTAGAACTAGAGATAATCATCCCCTATATTGCTTAAAAATTGGTAATGGCTTCAATAATGCACTTATGTTTGGCTGTCCCCATCCCAATGAACCTATAGGGGCAATGATGTTAGAATATTTTTCAAGGGAACTTGCCCAAAATGAAGAATTGAGGAAGGAATTGGACTATACTTGGTATATAGTCAAATCCTGGGATGCAGATGGTACAAAATTAAATGAAAATTGGTTTAAAGGACCATTCACCCTATACAATTATGCTAGAAATTTCTTTAGACCTGCAGGACATCAACAAGTTGACTGGACATTCCCAATAGATTATAAAAAACTACATTTCCATGACACAATACCTGAAACAAAAGCCATGATGAATTTAATAGATAAAATAAAACCAAAGTTTATTTATTCCCTGCATAATGCAGGATTTGGTGGAGTCTATTGGTATATATCTAGAGAAACCAAGGAGATTTATGAAGATTTAAGAAATGCTGCTAGAAAACAAGGTGTACCCCTTAATTTAGGAGAACCAGAGGCACCTTATTGTGTAGCTTATGATGATGCAATATATCAAGATTTAGGCATTCAACAAAACTATGATTATTTAGAAAAATATGGAGTTGAAAATCCTCAAGAAGTAATTAGAGTTGGCACTTGTAGTTCTGACTATGCTAAAAAAGTTTGTAATGCATTTACCCTTTTAACTGAACTACCCTATTTTTATGATAAAAGAATTGCTGATTTATCTGAATCAGATATGACAAGAAAAGATGCAGTTTTGATGAATTTAGAATTTAGTGAAAAAACAGATGGATTTATTAAAAATACATTAAATAAAACTATAGATTATATGGCTAAAGATAATCCATTCAGATTATCCTTAGAAGCATTTACAAATAATGATGATAGTAATGAAGCTACTAGAAAAATGGTAGAAACCAATCCGGATTTTGCCAAAAAGGCCACTGTGGCAGAGAAATTTGACAATCTATTGATATCTAAATTTTACAAGATGCTATCCCTAGGCTTATTAGTAAGGGCTAACGAATTGGAATTGGAAAAAATGGAACAAAATAATGAACATAATCCTGATAAAAAGAAAGCACTAAAAGAAGCTTATAACATTTCTTTAGAAAAATTAAAAGCATTAAGTGAAGTATTAGAAGAAAAGATTGACTATGAAGTAATACCTATTAAAAAACTTATAAGTATTCAATTGGAATGTGGCTTGATTATGGCTGATTATTTAAATAATAATTAG